A DNA window from Aminiphilus circumscriptus DSM 16581 contains the following coding sequences:
- a CDS encoding ATPase, whose protein sequence is MEKALIALAAALAVGVPALATAYAQAKIGSAGAGTVAEKPETAGTMIILEAIPETMVILGFVVAIMLILRFA, encoded by the coding sequence GTGGAAAAAGCCCTGATAGCTCTTGCTGCGGCTCTCGCGGTGGGAGTTCCCGCCCTTGCCACGGCCTATGCACAGGCCAAGATCGGGAGTGCCGGTGCCGGCACCGTGGCGGAGAAGCCGGAAACCGCAGGAACGATGATCATTCTCGAGGCCATTCCGGAGACGATGGTGATTCTTGGTTTCGTTGTGGCTATCATGCTCATTCTTCGATTTGCCTGA